The following are encoded in a window of Amycolatopsis lexingtonensis genomic DNA:
- a CDS encoding helix-turn-helix transcriptional regulator: protein MLEPIGVSGADEATYNALVRRTQATAPELAQDTHRSLPATRRALQALVEAGLATRSAGRPTRYVVVPPDRAIEAVLREREAALRDTRRHIGTLMETYRASTRFAHPGELVEVISGRDEVNDRWTRMQQDIRVQMRGFDRPPYAAPQGHGEPNHVELALLERGVKYRVVYDKSAVELPGLLDDIELGVRHGEQARIAGDVPMKLAIADDRLAIMPLMRPGDPALTASYLIHPSPLLDALIALFESVWTRSVPVRFGADDPGELSADESKLLALLASGVTDKAVGRALGWSERTVQRHVTKLMQRTGARTRFQIAMEATRRGWI from the coding sequence GTGCTGGAGCCGATCGGGGTGAGCGGTGCGGACGAAGCCACCTACAACGCCCTCGTCCGGCGGACGCAGGCGACCGCCCCCGAACTCGCCCAGGACACGCACCGCTCGTTGCCCGCGACCCGCCGGGCGCTGCAGGCGCTCGTCGAGGCCGGCCTGGCGACGCGGTCCGCCGGACGTCCGACCCGGTACGTGGTCGTCCCGCCCGACCGGGCCATCGAGGCGGTCCTGCGCGAACGCGAGGCCGCGCTGCGCGACACGCGCCGCCACATCGGCACGCTGATGGAGACCTACCGCGCGAGCACGCGGTTCGCGCACCCGGGCGAGCTGGTCGAGGTGATCTCCGGGCGGGACGAGGTCAACGACCGCTGGACGCGGATGCAGCAGGACATCCGGGTGCAGATGCGCGGCTTCGACCGGCCGCCGTACGCGGCCCCGCAAGGGCACGGCGAGCCCAACCACGTGGAGCTCGCGCTGCTGGAACGCGGGGTCAAATACCGGGTGGTCTACGACAAGAGCGCGGTCGAGCTGCCGGGGCTGCTCGACGACATCGAACTGGGGGTGCGGCACGGCGAGCAGGCCAGGATCGCCGGCGACGTCCCGATGAAGCTGGCGATCGCCGACGACCGGCTCGCGATCATGCCGCTGATGCGCCCGGGCGACCCCGCGCTCACGGCGTCCTACCTCATCCACCCGTCCCCGCTGCTGGACGCGCTGATCGCGTTGTTCGAGTCGGTGTGGACGCGCAGCGTGCCGGTCCGGTTCGGCGCCGACGATCCCGGCGAGCTGTCCGCGGACGAGTCGAAGCTGCTGGCACTGCTGGCTTCCGGGGTGACCGACAAGGCCGTGGGGCGGGCGCTGGGCTGGAGTGAACGGACGGTGCAGCGCCACGTCACCAAGCTGATGCAGCGGACCGGGGCCCGGACGCGGTTCCAGATCGCGATGGAGGCCACCCGGCGCGGCTGGATCTGA
- a CDS encoding PQQ-dependent sugar dehydrogenase translates to MTTVVLLGLGVVLPSPVVSAADGDTTPPTAPADPRTSDLSCTGVTFSWSASSDDVGVAFYDVYHDGQLMTSVPGTALSAQLTVVPGATWGLYVNARDAAGNVSQASPTVPVTVPQCQADTEPPSTPAGVTATAAGTTVTVRWSPATDNVGVTGYEVLRDGTQAGSTSGATTSFTDSGLAANTRYRYQVRARDAQANRSAPSPAIAVTTGTSCATAICSVTRVATETDLPWGLTTLPDGQVLYGRRDAFEIVRLDPATGTQTVAGRIPDVVGTDGEGGVLGLAVAADFAADPWLYVMHTSATDNRVVRVRYSGGVLTGTPEVLLTGIPRNKYHNGGRLRFGPDGKLYISTGDGQNGDWAQDLTVLAGKVLRINPDGTIPSDNPFGTPVWSYGHRNPQGLAFDAQGRLWEQEFGNNVMDETNLIVRGGNYGWPGCEGTTGSCGEPGFIAPKHTYHVAEGSCSGIAVVRTGLYIACERGTRLYRAEISGDSLTDVQPYLTGTYGRLRTVEPSADGGLWLTTSNYGDKDSIPNNSNESILKVELGR, encoded by the coding sequence GTGACCACCGTGGTGCTGCTGGGCTTGGGTGTCGTGCTCCCGTCCCCCGTGGTGTCGGCCGCGGACGGCGACACCACGCCACCGACCGCGCCGGCCGATCCCCGCACCTCGGACCTTTCGTGCACCGGCGTGACGTTCTCGTGGTCGGCGTCGTCCGACGACGTCGGGGTGGCCTTCTACGACGTCTACCACGATGGCCAGCTGATGACCTCGGTGCCGGGCACAGCGCTGTCGGCGCAGCTGACCGTCGTGCCCGGGGCCACCTGGGGCCTGTACGTCAACGCCCGCGACGCCGCGGGCAACGTCTCCCAGGCCAGCCCGACGGTCCCCGTCACCGTGCCGCAGTGCCAGGCCGACACCGAGCCGCCCAGCACCCCGGCCGGCGTGACGGCGACCGCGGCGGGCACCACGGTCACCGTGCGCTGGTCGCCGGCCACCGACAACGTCGGCGTCACGGGCTACGAGGTGCTCCGCGACGGCACCCAGGCCGGCTCGACCAGCGGCGCCACGACTTCGTTCACCGACAGCGGCCTGGCCGCGAACACCCGCTACCGGTACCAGGTGCGGGCGCGTGACGCCCAGGCCAACCGCTCGGCCCCGAGCCCGGCGATCGCCGTGACCACCGGCACTTCCTGCGCCACGGCCATCTGCTCGGTCACCCGGGTCGCCACCGAAACCGACCTGCCGTGGGGCCTGACCACCCTCCCCGACGGACAGGTGCTCTACGGCCGCCGCGACGCGTTCGAGATCGTCCGCCTCGATCCCGCCACCGGCACGCAAACCGTGGCCGGGCGGATTCCCGACGTGGTGGGAACCGACGGCGAGGGCGGGGTTCTGGGGCTTGCGGTGGCCGCCGACTTCGCGGCCGATCCGTGGCTGTACGTCATGCACACCAGCGCGACCGACAACAGGGTGGTGCGCGTGCGCTACAGCGGCGGCGTGCTCACCGGCACCCCGGAGGTGCTGCTGACCGGCATCCCGCGCAACAAGTACCACAACGGCGGCCGGTTGCGCTTCGGCCCCGACGGCAAGCTCTACATCTCCACCGGCGACGGCCAGAACGGCGACTGGGCCCAGGATCTAACCGTCCTCGCGGGCAAAGTCCTGCGCATCAACCCCGACGGCACCATTCCGTCGGACAACCCCTTCGGCACCCCGGTGTGGAGCTACGGCCACCGCAACCCGCAGGGCCTGGCCTTCGACGCCCAAGGCAGGTTGTGGGAACAGGAATTCGGCAACAACGTCATGGACGAGACCAACCTGATCGTCCGCGGCGGCAACTACGGCTGGCCCGGCTGCGAGGGCACCACGGGCAGCTGCGGCGAACCCGGCTTCATCGCGCCCAAGCACACCTACCACGTCGCCGAGGGCTCGTGCAGCGGCATCGCCGTGGTCCGCACCGGCCTCTACATCGCCTGCGAGCGCGGGACGCGGCTGTACCGGGCCGAAATCTCCGGCGACAGCCTGACCGACGTCCAGCCGTACCTCACCGGCACGTACGGGCGGCTGCGCACGGTGGAACCGTCCGCCGACGGCGGCTTGTGGCTGACCACCAGCAACTACGGCGACAAGGACAGCATCCCGAACAACAGCAACGAAAGCATCCTCAAGGTCGAGCTCGGACGGTGA
- a CDS encoding SMP-30/gluconolactonase/LRE family protein, with the protein MAHRKKLRRMWTVTTAIVAAGVVPPAASATIASPCAPDGTYGPPLPSQSVAAQLIRGGFNFLEGPTWDQRTGTLLLSNMQNPTGPQGVQPSAIFRYTPPATFETFIADSGSNGLAITADGTRVLAATHDNRTVSSYNLADRSRTTVAANYLGHAFNSPNDLTTGRDGTTYFSDPNYQRGNRADEQGGRTSVFRVRDGVVGLVDDTLPQPNGVVLSPDGKTLYVGATGANAIMKYTVFPDGTTGNRTTFANMRTPDGATIDCAGNVYWASFDEGLVRVFSPSGVQLGTISAGRNITNAAFGGPDGRTLYLTSGVSGAFGLYQVRLNVPGNPY; encoded by the coding sequence ATGGCTCATCGAAAGAAGCTTCGTCGCATGTGGACGGTGACGACGGCGATCGTCGCCGCGGGTGTGGTGCCGCCCGCGGCGTCCGCCACCATCGCCTCACCGTGCGCACCGGACGGGACCTACGGTCCGCCGTTGCCGAGCCAGTCGGTGGCGGCCCAGCTCATCCGCGGCGGGTTCAACTTCCTCGAAGGGCCCACGTGGGACCAGCGCACCGGCACGCTGCTGCTGTCGAACATGCAGAACCCCACCGGCCCCCAGGGCGTGCAGCCGTCGGCGATATTCCGCTACACGCCGCCGGCCACCTTCGAGACGTTCATCGCCGACTCGGGCAGCAACGGCCTGGCGATCACCGCCGACGGCACGCGGGTGCTCGCCGCCACCCACGACAACCGCACGGTGTCGTCCTACAACCTGGCCGACCGCAGCCGGACGACCGTCGCGGCGAACTACCTCGGCCACGCGTTCAACTCCCCGAACGACCTGACCACCGGCCGGGACGGCACCACCTACTTCAGCGACCCGAACTACCAGCGCGGCAACCGCGCCGACGAGCAAGGCGGCCGCACCAGCGTGTTCCGCGTCCGCGACGGCGTGGTCGGCCTCGTCGACGACACGCTGCCGCAGCCGAACGGCGTCGTCCTGTCCCCCGACGGCAAGACGCTCTACGTGGGAGCGACCGGTGCGAACGCGATCATGAAGTACACCGTCTTCCCCGACGGCACCACCGGCAACCGCACGACGTTCGCGAACATGCGGACGCCCGACGGCGCGACCATCGACTGCGCGGGCAACGTCTATTGGGCTTCCTTCGACGAAGGGCTCGTCCGCGTCTTCTCGCCGTCAGGCGTCCAGCTCGGCACGATTTCCGCCGGCCGCAACATCACCAACGCGGCATTCGGCGGCCCGGACGGCCGGACCCTGTACCTCACGTCCGGCGTTTCCGGCGCGTTCGGCCTCTATCAAGTGCGGCTCAACGTGCCCGGCAACCCGTACTGA